The proteins below come from a single Microbulbifer sp. Q7 genomic window:
- the gltA gene encoding citrate synthase, translating into MSDKKAQLTVDGIDAPFDLPVYSGTAGPDVVDVSSLASKGLFTYDPGFMSTASCESKITYIDGAKGVLLHRGYPIEQLAEKSDYLETCYLLMNGELPSPEQKKEYVNSIMNHTMVHESLVNFFKGFRYDAHPMAMMCGVVGALASFYHDSLDITDPEHRKISADRLIAKMPTLAAMCYKHSKGQPFMYPDNSLSYSENFLHMMFGNPCEPSKIDPVVAKAMDVIFLLHADHEQNASTSTVRLAGSSGANPFACISSGIATLWGPAHGGANEAVLNMLQEIGDESRIDEYVAKAKDKNDPFRLMGFGHRVYKNFDPRSRVMQGICDEVLGAMGAENDPLLRIAKKLEKIALEDEYFVEKKLYPNVDFYSGIIMKAIGIPTDMFTVIFATGRTAGWIAHWNEMISNPYKIGRPRQLYTGYTARDYVSVEDR; encoded by the coding sequence ATGTCCGACAAGAAAGCTCAACTCACGGTAGACGGTATTGATGCCCCCTTTGATCTGCCGGTTTACTCTGGCACTGCCGGTCCCGACGTTGTTGACGTCAGCAGCCTGGCGAGCAAGGGCCTGTTTACCTACGACCCGGGCTTCATGTCCACAGCCTCCTGTGAATCCAAGATCACCTATATCGATGGCGCCAAGGGCGTACTGCTGCACCGCGGCTACCCCATCGAGCAGCTGGCGGAAAAGTCTGACTATCTGGAAACCTGCTACCTGCTGATGAATGGCGAACTGCCCAGCCCTGAGCAGAAGAAGGAATACGTCAACAGCATCATGAACCACACCATGGTCCATGAATCTCTGGTCAACTTCTTCAAGGGCTTCCGCTACGATGCCCACCCGATGGCCATGATGTGCGGCGTTGTCGGCGCCCTCGCCTCCTTCTACCACGACTCCCTCGACATCACCGATCCCGAACACCGCAAGATCTCTGCGGATCGCCTGATTGCCAAGATGCCGACCCTGGCCGCCATGTGCTACAAGCACAGCAAGGGCCAGCCGTTCATGTACCCGGACAACAGCCTCAGCTACTCCGAGAACTTCCTGCACATGATGTTCGGCAACCCCTGTGAGCCGAGCAAGATCGACCCGGTTGTGGCCAAGGCCATGGACGTGATCTTCCTGCTGCACGCGGACCACGAGCAGAACGCCTCTACCTCTACCGTGCGTCTGGCCGGCTCCTCCGGCGCCAACCCCTTCGCCTGCATCTCCTCCGGTATTGCCACCCTGTGGGGCCCGGCACACGGCGGCGCCAACGAAGCGGTACTGAACATGCTGCAGGAGATCGGCGACGAGAGCCGTATCGACGAGTACGTGGCCAAGGCCAAGGACAAGAACGACCCGTTCCGCCTGATGGGCTTCGGTCACCGCGTGTACAAGAACTTCGACCCGCGTTCCCGCGTCATGCAGGGTATCTGCGACGAAGTACTGGGTGCCATGGGTGCAGAGAACGATCCGCTGCTGCGCATCGCCAAGAAGCTGGAAAAGATTGCGCTGGAAGACGAGTACTTCGTCGAGAAGAAACTCTACCCGAACGTGGACTTCTACTCCGGCATCATCATGAAGGCGATCGGCATCCCCACCGACATGTTCACCGTGATCTTCGCCACCGGCCGCACCGCTGGCTGGATTGCGCACTGGAACGAGATGATCTCCAACCCGTACAAAATCGGCCGTCCGCGTCAGCTGTACACCGGCTACACCGCGCGCGACTACGTTTCTGTGGAAGATCGCTAA
- the sdhC gene encoding succinate dehydrogenase, cytochrome b556 subunit, which yields MNKNRPVNLDISTIKLPAPALVSILHRISGVVLFAVVALLLCMLDSSLESEQGFQKVADFFSSVPTKLVLWAALAALIYHLIAGVRHLLMDAGVGESLEGGRRGAVIVLVLSVVLILLAGVLVW from the coding sequence GTGAACAAAAACAGACCTGTCAATTTAGACATTTCTACTATCAAGCTCCCTGCACCCGCGTTGGTTTCTATTCTGCACCGTATTTCCGGTGTGGTGCTCTTCGCCGTGGTGGCACTTCTTTTGTGCATGCTGGACTCCAGTCTGGAATCTGAGCAGGGTTTCCAAAAAGTCGCCGACTTCTTTTCCAGTGTGCCGACCAAACTGGTGTTGTGGGCCGCACTGGCTGCGCTTATTTACCATCTGATTGCGGGTGTGCGTCACCTGTTGATGGATGCAGGTGTGGGTGAGAGTCTCGAAGGTGGCCGCCGCGGCGCCGTCATCGTGCTGGTGCTTTCTGTTGTACTCATTCTCTTGGCGGGGGTTCTGGTATGGTAA
- the sdhD gene encoding succinate dehydrogenase, hydrophobic membrane anchor protein, protein MVKAVTGFGRSGLYDWFIQRISAVVLVAYTLFIVGFIFLSNDFSYASWSALFEQRWVRVFSLVALLSTIAHAWIGLWSVVTDYLTNRMMGGKATVLRILVEVLLGAVAVFYAVWGIEILWGV, encoded by the coding sequence ATGGTAAAGGCGGTTACTGGTTTCGGCCGCAGCGGTCTGTATGACTGGTTTATTCAGCGTATCAGCGCCGTGGTGCTGGTGGCTTACACCCTCTTTATAGTGGGTTTCATTTTTCTCTCCAACGATTTCAGCTACGCCAGCTGGTCCGCGCTGTTCGAGCAGCGCTGGGTGCGTGTATTCAGCCTGGTGGCGCTGCTCTCCACAATTGCCCACGCCTGGATCGGCCTCTGGTCCGTGGTTACTGACTACCTCACCAACCGGATGATGGGCGGCAAAGCGACCGTTCTGCGTATTCTGGTTGAAGTGCTGCTGGGCGCGGTTGCCGTGTTCTACGCGGTGTGGGGCATTGAAATTTTGTGGGGTGTGTAA
- the sdhA gene encoding succinate dehydrogenase flavoprotein subunit produces the protein MSNMRTITFDGIVIGGGGAGMRAALQMAQSGFKTAVITKVFPTRSHTVSAQGGITCAIASDDPNDDWRWHMYDTVKGSDYIGDQDAIEYMCSVGPEAVFELEHMGLPFSRTDEGRIYQRPFGGQSKDFGRGGQAARTCAAADRTGHALLHTLYQNNVKHNTVFLNEWFAVDLVKNQDGAVVGVIAICIEDGEVVFIKSKATVFATGGAGRIFASTTNAHINTGDGVGMALRAGVPVQDMEMWQFHPTGIYGAGTLVTEGCRGEGGYLINKDGERFMERYAPNAKDLAGRDVVARSMVLEILDGRGAGPNGDHVFLKLDHLGEELLHSRLPGICELAKTFAHVDPVHTPIPVVPTCHYMMGGIPTNVHGQALTQDASGNDQVIEGLYACGEVACVSVHGANRLGGNSLLDLVVFGRASGLFIEKALREGIENREASESDIEAAMARLNRLETTNDGERAAGLRSELQNVMQNHFGVFRRGDYMADGVKKLEDLRERIANVRLDDKSRAFNTARIEALELQNLLEVAEATAIAAEVRTESRGAHAREDFQERDDENWLCHSMFFPGEKRVGKRAVNFAPNTVDAFEPKARTY, from the coding sequence ATGTCGAATATGCGAACAATAACCTTTGACGGTATCGTAATTGGTGGCGGCGGCGCGGGTATGCGCGCGGCGTTGCAGATGGCCCAGTCCGGCTTCAAGACGGCGGTTATCACCAAGGTATTCCCGACTCGCTCGCACACGGTATCTGCCCAGGGCGGCATTACCTGTGCAATTGCCAGCGATGACCCCAACGACGATTGGCGCTGGCACATGTATGACACCGTCAAGGGCTCCGACTATATCGGTGACCAGGACGCTATCGAGTATATGTGCTCGGTGGGTCCGGAAGCGGTGTTTGAGCTGGAGCACATGGGCTTGCCGTTCTCCCGTACCGATGAAGGCCGTATCTACCAGCGTCCGTTCGGTGGCCAGTCCAAGGACTTCGGTCGCGGCGGTCAGGCGGCACGTACCTGTGCGGCGGCGGACCGTACCGGCCACGCGCTGCTGCACACCCTTTATCAGAACAACGTCAAGCACAACACCGTATTCCTGAACGAGTGGTTCGCGGTAGACCTGGTGAAAAACCAGGACGGTGCAGTAGTCGGCGTTATTGCCATCTGTATCGAAGATGGCGAAGTGGTCTTCATCAAATCCAAGGCCACGGTATTTGCCACCGGCGGTGCCGGCCGTATCTTCGCCTCCACCACCAACGCGCATATCAATACCGGCGACGGCGTGGGTATGGCCCTGCGCGCGGGTGTGCCGGTGCAGGATATGGAGATGTGGCAGTTCCACCCCACCGGTATCTACGGTGCCGGGACCCTGGTCACCGAAGGGTGCCGCGGTGAAGGCGGCTACCTGATCAATAAGGACGGTGAGCGCTTCATGGAGCGTTATGCACCGAATGCCAAAGACCTGGCCGGACGCGACGTGGTCGCCCGCTCCATGGTGTTGGAGATCCTCGATGGTCGCGGTGCCGGCCCCAATGGGGATCACGTATTCCTGAAGCTCGACCACCTGGGTGAGGAGCTGCTGCACAGCCGCCTGCCGGGTATCTGTGAACTGGCCAAGACCTTCGCGCACGTGGACCCGGTGCACACCCCGATCCCGGTTGTGCCGACTTGTCACTACATGATGGGTGGTATTCCGACCAACGTGCATGGCCAGGCCCTGACGCAGGATGCCTCCGGCAACGATCAGGTCATCGAAGGCTTGTACGCCTGTGGTGAGGTTGCGTGTGTTTCTGTACACGGTGCCAACCGCCTGGGCGGTAACTCACTGCTCGACCTGGTGGTATTCGGTCGCGCCTCTGGCCTGTTCATCGAGAAGGCCCTGCGCGAAGGCATCGAGAACCGCGAAGCCTCCGAGTCCGATATCGAAGCCGCCATGGCGCGTCTGAACCGCCTCGAGACCACCAATGACGGTGAGCGTGCGGCAGGGCTGCGCAGCGAGCTGCAGAATGTCATGCAGAACCATTTCGGCGTATTCCGCCGCGGCGACTACATGGCCGACGGTGTGAAGAAGCTGGAAGACCTGCGCGAGCGCATTGCCAATGTTCGCCTGGACGACAAGTCCCGTGCCTTCAATACCGCGCGTATCGAGGCGCTGGAATTGCAGAACCTGCTGGAAGTGGCCGAGGCCACCGCGATCGCTGCGGAAGTCCGCACCGAGAGCCGCGGCGCGCATGCCCGCGAAGACTTCCAGGAGCGCGACGACGAGAACTGGCTGTGCCACTCCATGTTCTTCCCGGGGGAGAAGCGGGTAGGCAAGCGTGCCGTGAACTTTGCGCCCAACACCGTAGATGCTTTCGAACCGAAAGCGCGTACCTACTAA
- a CDS encoding succinate dehydrogenase iron-sulfur subunit translates to MLKVSIYRYNPESDSAPYMQDYELDTQGKDLMVLDVLELLKAQDPTLAYRRSCREGVCGSDGMNISGKNGLACIMPISEAAPKGKLVLRPLPGLPVIRDLVVDMEQFYTQYKKIEPYLQNDTPAPAIERLQSPEDRAKLDGLYECILCACCSTSCPSFWWNPDKFIGPAGLLQAYRFLADTRDEATDERLGKLDDPFSVFRCHGIQNCVNVCPKGLNPTRAIGHIRNMLITRAV, encoded by the coding sequence ATGTTGAAAGTAAGTATTTACCGTTACAACCCGGAATCTGATTCCGCGCCATACATGCAGGATTATGAACTGGATACCCAGGGCAAAGACCTGATGGTGCTGGACGTGCTGGAGCTGCTCAAAGCGCAGGATCCTACCCTGGCCTATCGCCGCTCCTGCCGTGAGGGCGTGTGTGGCTCTGACGGTATGAATATTTCGGGCAAGAATGGCCTGGCGTGCATCATGCCGATCTCCGAGGCGGCGCCGAAAGGCAAGCTGGTATTGCGCCCGCTGCCCGGCCTGCCGGTCATTCGCGACCTGGTGGTGGACATGGAGCAGTTCTACACCCAGTACAAGAAAATCGAACCTTACCTGCAGAACGATACCCCGGCGCCGGCGATTGAGCGTCTGCAGTCCCCGGAAGACCGCGCAAAACTGGACGGCCTGTACGAGTGTATTCTCTGTGCCTGCTGCTCCACCTCTTGCCCGTCCTTCTGGTGGAACCCCGACAAGTTCATCGGCCCGGCTGGTCTGCTGCAGGCATACCGATTCCTCGCGGATACGCGCGATGAAGCCACCGATGAGCGCCTCGGTAAACTGGATGACCCGTTCAGCGTTTTCCGCTGCCATGGTATCCAGAACTGTGTGAATGTTTGTCCCAAGGGGTTGAACCCCACCCGGGCGATCGGCCACATCCGCAATATGCTGATAACCCGCGCAGTGTAG